The proteins below are encoded in one region of Borrelia duttonii Ly:
- a CDS encoding response regulator: MTGMIFYLLNKWAQDHHYEISVEAIDYLDQSKIEDDVVYLGLTYNSDLSEHLYFKNEIGKCVTALVYNSKENQKITNPSLSKEFRVGVVKNSIYKDILKLHGHIDNVFSFSDTQQLFSALRDNKIDLIYGSYKSLYFLWHIYFDPSFLKVFNSDYFYSFGIRVAISKKAVNELKSLDIDLLSYMKALSKSEYASFKELDYLFNLDVGIYNDYPPLSFINSKGQLSGILVDLWNDLSREYAFSLKFVGFPKESIKLSLDDKDISVWGGIIEDNNILTSKIYKVTDPICMLDFNFYLTNSRNSDKILNSQIVDFHLSGIRLDKNTDIVNNFADIINNSYGFIENSITTNYLLRLHGYNNILKFKDLSFNVQKPLILASNIRKLQLFSYMLDALTSNILFDTLLEIDKNWFTQNEIEDYQSSCYSHVNSSNFNIEEKIWLEHNKKLNLAVKNWYPVDYVNSGRYKGINEWLIKKIKRLTNVDFNIINVRERELKDLIKNGQIDILSSNLDSANLDYFFNIKSVSGIPLYIFSQKTNLFIPKSSDRIAVLNFLYSNKLETQIGAQLVQVESFKEALDLIYKREVDGILSDEYTATVNFEDLNVRDLEKIVNVSDLSFNLNIAVYNQDYILRRIIQKILFRTNVNNKLYFDDWVFNVHESSKDMKLKKSGILVLAIVFFVLTILMFFLFRLLKEIGFRKKMYSSVISEKKVIEDAIVAKTIFLASMSHDIRTPINGIIAATELLDNTDLLGVQKEYVQMINYSSTSLLSLIDEILYISKIDMNGIYIENNEINLEYEIEEVVKSFQSQSAKHNLDLIFYSKSDLNNYLIGDRSRLKKVLINLISNAFKFTKEGIIIINYEIICTREGDNGDRIFTIEFKVIDTGKGIKKGNIPVIFELFKQGDDFDAKEYEGTGLGLAISRKLVSLMGGPGITVESEVGKGTTFSFMLPFVLGNEINDKEKSKFKLIRNKKILTLFSSNKAVVLLNEISEILDYKDNVRNFYSYEDAYEECSKYPYYDFIFINVDNADLQKCLKFAERLEKLNLDAKIVFVFYYLKNEEIIDFKYEYIQKPFKRWDFYSDWIINGSLVDAPLIDDSGIFKLKDNICILIAEDNEINQKILKNILIVIGVREDSIDIVDDGFKAIDYLKTNRYDIAFVDIRMPKCDGFTVSEEIRRYEKQNNLNSCVLIAVTAHALREYKDRCLESGMNDYLAKPIHIKSIKYILKKYLYIDEVKNNNIIEYKNFDKLDDLDINRALQDLDISYDMYIDLCRGFVVMSDNIIRDLDEAFNLNNVVLIKELAHSIAGALGNMRSNLFDDFKQIENGTDSIEELRVLYSKARQNLIMLVKNIRDRILNVVDIDDYEKLEFQSNNDFLIIMQKLLNEIENRNPKEYKKILETLKKYHWDDDNIVLFDSLVECLRVYNFKESVNIIKRMMSHNRIGKL, translated from the coding sequence ATGACTGGTATGATTTTTTATCTTCTTAACAAATGGGCACAGGATCATCATTATGAAATTAGTGTAGAGGCCATTGATTATCTTGATCAAAGCAAAATAGAAGATGATGTGGTTTATTTGGGATTAACATATAATTCTGATTTAAGTGAACATCTGTATTTTAAAAATGAAATTGGCAAATGTGTAACGGCATTGGTTTATAATTCAAAGGAAAATCAAAAAATTACAAATCCATCTCTTTCAAAAGAATTTCGTGTAGGAGTTGTAAAAAATAGCATATATAAAGATATTTTGAAGTTGCATGGTCATATTGATAATGTTTTTTCATTTTCAGATACACAACAGTTATTTTCAGCATTAAGAGATAACAAAATTGATTTAATATATGGAAGTTACAAATCATTGTATTTTTTATGGCATATTTATTTTGATCCATCTTTTTTAAAAGTATTTAATTCTGACTATTTTTATAGTTTTGGCATACGGGTTGCTATTAGTAAAAAAGCTGTTAATGAACTGAAGAGTTTAGATATTGATCTCTTGAGTTATATGAAAGCTCTCTCTAAAAGCGAATATGCTTCTTTTAAGGAGTTAGATTACTTATTTAATCTTGATGTTGGAATATATAATGATTATCCTCCTTTAAGTTTTATTAATTCTAAAGGTCAATTATCAGGAATTTTAGTTGATTTATGGAATGATCTCTCTAGAGAATATGCTTTTTCTTTAAAATTTGTAGGATTTCCAAAGGAAAGTATTAAACTGAGTCTGGATGATAAAGATATATCTGTTTGGGGTGGTATTATTGAAGATAATAATATTTTGACTTCAAAAATCTATAAAGTAACAGATCCAATATGTATGCTTGATTTTAATTTTTACTTAACGAATTCTAGAAATAGTGATAAAATCTTAAATTCACAAATTGTTGATTTTCACTTAAGTGGTATAAGGTTAGATAAAAATACAGACATAGTTAATAATTTTGCAGATATAATAAATAATTCATATGGTTTTATAGAAAATTCAATTACTACAAATTATCTATTGAGGTTGCATGGGTATAATAATATATTAAAATTTAAAGATTTAAGTTTTAACGTGCAAAAACCTTTAATATTAGCTAGTAATATTCGCAAATTGCAGTTGTTCTCGTATATGCTAGATGCATTAACATCAAATATCTTATTTGATACTTTATTAGAGATAGATAAAAATTGGTTTACTCAAAATGAGATTGAAGATTATCAAAGTAGTTGTTATAGCCATGTAAATAGCAGTAATTTTAATATTGAAGAAAAAATTTGGTTGGAGCACAATAAAAAATTAAATCTTGCTGTTAAGAATTGGTATCCTGTTGATTATGTAAATTCTGGTCGTTATAAGGGAATAAATGAATGGTTAATTAAAAAGATAAAAAGATTAACAAATGTGGATTTTAATATTATTAATGTACGTGAGCGGGAACTCAAAGATTTAATTAAGAATGGTCAAATAGATATTTTGTCTTCTAATTTGGATAGTGCAAATTTAGATTATTTTTTTAATATTAAATCAGTTTCAGGAATTCCTTTATATATTTTTTCACAAAAAACTAATTTATTTATTCCCAAATCATCTGATCGTATAGCAGTGCTTAACTTTTTATATTCTAATAAATTGGAAACCCAAATAGGAGCACAATTAGTACAAGTAGAGAGTTTTAAAGAGGCTTTGGATTTGATATACAAGAGAGAAGTTGATGGAATTCTTAGTGATGAGTATACTGCTACTGTTAATTTTGAAGATTTAAATGTTAGAGATCTTGAAAAAATTGTTAATGTGTCGGATTTATCATTTAATTTGAATATTGCTGTTTATAATCAAGATTATATTTTAAGAAGAATTATACAAAAAATTTTATTCCGAACAAATGTTAATAATAAATTATATTTTGATGATTGGGTATTTAATGTTCATGAAAGTTCTAAAGACATGAAATTAAAAAAATCTGGTATATTAGTCTTAGCGATTGTTTTTTTTGTTTTAACTATTTTAATGTTTTTCTTATTCAGATTATTGAAAGAAATAGGATTTAGAAAAAAAATGTATTCTTCTGTAATTAGTGAAAAAAAAGTTATTGAAGATGCTATTGTTGCTAAGACTATTTTTTTAGCAAGTATGAGTCATGACATTCGTACTCCCATTAATGGCATAATAGCAGCTACCGAACTTCTAGATAATACAGATCTTTTAGGTGTTCAAAAAGAATATGTGCAAATGATCAATTATTCATCTACTTCATTACTTTCTTTGATTGATGAAATATTGTATATCTCTAAAATAGATATGAATGGTATATATATTGAAAATAATGAAATAAATCTAGAATATGAGATTGAAGAAGTTGTAAAAAGTTTTCAGTCTCAAAGCGCAAAACATAATCTTGATTTAATTTTTTATTCAAAATCAGATTTAAATAATTATTTGATAGGAGATAGGTCTAGACTTAAGAAAGTACTTATTAATTTGATAAGCAATGCTTTTAAGTTTACTAAGGAAGGAATCATAATTATAAACTATGAAATTATATGTACTAGAGAAGGTGATAATGGTGATAGAATTTTTACCATTGAATTTAAAGTAATTGATACTGGTAAAGGAATTAAAAAAGGAAATATACCCGTAATATTTGAATTATTCAAACAGGGAGATGACTTTGATGCAAAAGAATATGAAGGAACGGGACTTGGACTTGCAATATCTAGAAAGCTTGTCAGTTTAATGGGTGGTCCTGGTATTACTGTTGAGAGTGAGGTGGGCAAAGGGACAACTTTTTCATTTATGTTGCCTTTTGTTTTAGGTAATGAGATTAATGATAAAGAGAAAAGTAAATTTAAATTGATTAGGAATAAAAAGATTTTAACTTTATTTTCAAGTAATAAAGCTGTTGTCTTGTTAAATGAAATAAGTGAAATCCTTGATTATAAGGATAACGTACGTAATTTTTATTCTTATGAGGATGCTTATGAAGAATGTTCTAAATATCCTTATTATGATTTTATTTTTATAAATGTTGATAATGCGGATTTACAAAAGTGTTTAAAATTTGCTGAACGGCTTGAAAAATTAAATTTAGATGCAAAAATAGTATTTGTGTTCTATTATTTAAAGAATGAAGAGATCATTGATTTTAAATACGAATATATTCAAAAACCTTTTAAAAGGTGGGATTTTTATTCTGATTGGATTATAAATGGTTCACTTGTAGATGCTCCATTAATTGATGATTCTGGAATTTTCAAGCTTAAGGATAATATTTGTATATTGATAGCCGAAGATAATGAGATTAATCAAAAAATTTTAAAAAATATTTTGATTGTTATAGGCGTTAGAGAAGATTCTATTGATATTGTGGATGATGGTTTTAAGGCCATTGATTATTTAAAAACCAATAGATATGATATTGCTTTTGTTGACATAAGAATGCCAAAATGTGATGGATTTACAGTATCTGAAGAAATACGAAGATATGAAAAACAAAATAATTTAAATTCATGTGTGTTAATAGCTGTTACTGCACATGCTTTAAGGGAATATAAAGATAGGTGTTTGGAGAGTGGAATGAATGATTATCTTGCAAAACCCATACATATTAAGTCGATTAAATATATATTAAAAAAATATTTATATATTGATGAGGTTAAGAATAATAATATTATAGAATATAAAAATTTCGATAAATTGGATGATTTGGATATTAATCGTGCTTTGCAAGATTTGGATATTTCGTATGACATGTACATTGATTTATGTAGAGGTTTTGTTGTCATGAGTGATAATATTATACGTGATTTGGATGAGGCATTTAATTTAAATAATGTGGTATTAATAAAAGAGTTGGCACATTCAATAGCAGGTGCTCTTGGTAATATGCGTAGTAATTTATTTGATGATTTTAAACAAATTGAAAATGGTACAGATTCAATAGAGGAATTAAGAGTACTATATTCTAAAGCACGTCAAAATTTGATTATGCTTGTTAAAAATATAAGAGATCGGATATTAAATGTTGTTGATATTGATGATTATGAAAAATTAGAATTTCAAAGTAATAATGACTTTTTAATTATTATGCAAAAACTTTTAAATGAGATAGAAAATAGAAATCCAAAAGAATATAAAAAAATTCTTGAAACCCTTAAAAAATATCATTGGGATGATGATAATATTGTGTTATTTGATTCTCTTGTTGAATGTTTAAGGGTATATAATTTTAAGGAAAGTGTTAACATTATCAAACGTATGATGAGCCATAATAGAATAGGGAAATTGTGA